From Leifsonia sp. fls2-241-R2A-40a, one genomic window encodes:
- a CDS encoding methionine ABC transporter ATP-binding protein: MPERDTAGPIIEFRGVTKSFGSGDAAVPAVDRLDLSIARGEIFGIIGYSGAGKSTLVRLINALEHPTAGAVIVDGRDLTTMKERELRRVRAGIGMIFQQFNLFRSRTVFGNIAYPLKVAGWPADKRKERVTELLAFVGLTEKAWSYPDQLSGGQKQRVGIARALATNPDILLADEATSALDPETTSDVLALLKRVNRELGVTIVVITHEMEVVRSIADRVAVLDAGRVIESGSIFDVFSNPQTTTAQRFVGTVLRNQPGEADIERLRGKHSGRIVSARIHDDGRLGSVLSDAVGRYNVRFEIVYGGISALQGRSFGSLTLELLGEPADVDALIADLRTVTEVEEVAA, translated from the coding sequence GTGCCCGAACGCGACACCGCGGGCCCTATCATCGAGTTCCGCGGCGTCACCAAGAGCTTCGGCTCGGGCGACGCCGCGGTTCCCGCCGTCGACCGGCTCGACCTGTCGATCGCGCGCGGCGAGATCTTCGGGATCATCGGCTACTCGGGTGCGGGCAAGAGCACGCTGGTGCGCCTCATCAACGCTCTGGAGCATCCCACCGCCGGTGCCGTGATCGTCGACGGGCGCGACCTGACGACGATGAAGGAGCGCGAGCTGCGTCGGGTGCGCGCGGGGATCGGGATGATCTTCCAGCAGTTCAACCTGTTCCGCTCGCGGACGGTCTTCGGCAACATCGCCTACCCGTTGAAGGTCGCCGGCTGGCCCGCGGACAAGCGCAAGGAGCGCGTGACCGAGTTGCTCGCCTTCGTCGGACTCACCGAGAAGGCGTGGAGCTACCCCGACCAGCTCTCCGGCGGCCAGAAGCAGCGCGTCGGCATCGCCCGGGCACTGGCGACGAATCCGGACATCCTGCTCGCCGACGAGGCGACCAGTGCGCTGGACCCGGAGACGACCTCCGACGTCCTGGCCTTGCTCAAGCGGGTGAACCGCGAGCTCGGCGTCACCATCGTCGTCATCACGCACGAGATGGAGGTGGTGCGGTCGATCGCCGACCGCGTCGCCGTGCTCGACGCGGGACGGGTGATCGAGTCGGGGAGCATCTTCGATGTGTTCTCAAACCCGCAGACCACTACGGCCCAGCGCTTCGTCGGAACCGTGCTGCGCAACCAGCCGGGGGAGGCGGACATCGAGCGTCTCCGTGGCAAGCACTCCGGCCGGATCGTGTCGGCGCGCATCCACGATGACGGCCGGCTCGGCTCCGTGCTGTCCGACGCGGTCGGGCGGTACAACGTCCGGTTCGAGATCGTCTACGGCGGCATCTCCGCTCTGCAGGGCCGTTCGTTCGGCAGCCTCACGCTGGAGCTGCTGGGCGAGCCGGCCGATGTGGATGCGCTCATCGCCGACCTCCGCACGGTCACCGAGGTCGAGGAGGTGGCCGCATGA
- a CDS encoding methionine ABC transporter permease yields MTDWSTLWPVYLQSIGQTLWMVVATLVLGGILGLALGVLLYTTRRGGLLENRALFTVLNVVVNFIRPIPFIIFMTAIAPLTQLVLGTFLGTPAAIFPMTIAATFGISRIVEQNLVTIEPGVIEAARAMGSSPWRIITTLLIPEALGPLILGYTFIFVAIVDLSAIAGSIGGGGLGDFAISYGYQRYNWAVTWIAVITIVILVQAAQFLGNWLARKALRR; encoded by the coding sequence ATGACCGACTGGTCGACCCTGTGGCCCGTGTACCTGCAGTCCATCGGTCAGACGCTGTGGATGGTCGTCGCGACCCTGGTGCTCGGCGGCATCCTGGGCCTCGCGCTCGGCGTGCTGCTGTACACGACGCGGCGCGGCGGCCTGCTCGAGAACCGGGCCCTGTTCACCGTGCTGAACGTCGTCGTGAACTTCATCCGGCCCATCCCGTTCATCATCTTCATGACCGCGATCGCGCCGCTGACGCAGCTGGTGCTGGGGACGTTCCTCGGCACGCCCGCCGCGATCTTCCCGATGACGATCGCCGCGACGTTCGGCATCTCCCGGATCGTGGAGCAGAACCTCGTCACCATCGAGCCGGGCGTGATCGAGGCGGCGCGGGCGATGGGGTCGAGCCCGTGGAGGATCATCACGACGCTGCTCATCCCGGAGGCGCTCGGTCCCCTCATCCTCGGCTACACGTTCATCTTCGTGGCCATCGTGGACCTGTCGGCGATCGCCGGGAGCATCGGCGGCGGCGGACTCGGCGACTTCGCGATCTCCTACGGCTACCAGCGCTACAACTGGGCGGTCACCTGGATCGCCGTGATCACGATCGTGATTCTGGTGCAGGCCGCGCAGTTCCTGGGCAACTGGCTGGCCCGCAAGGCGCTGCGGCGCTGA
- a CDS encoding citrate synthase gives MDSLPRLTAEQTAERLGVKLETLYAYVARGRLGRVRTADGSSFDPLEVERFAASRRRQSTAAPGHSDGRPLMVIETRFALIDDGELTYRGRPVDELAREPFETVARWALTGEWDAAARFRSGAGLDAARDVSQVLPASAGDRDRQLAAVTAFAAADPLRASLDPAVVATAAERLVAGMVEVLPELGGGASGADPDLAERLFRRLSHGTPSPADVALLNAALVLLLDHDIAISTLAARAAASARATPYGVVVAGLGALDSPLHGNASRAAYRLLDRVVSGEDPARAVADAVVATHGPVPGFGQPLYPDGDPRARILFGMLRADERHSAVAAAAKAVSEVIRDRTGAHPNVDLALGALALAAGMRDDAGEVVFATARTVGWIVHALDEYAQPPLRLRPVGRYVGP, from the coding sequence ATGGACTCCCTCCCGCGCCTCACGGCCGAACAGACCGCCGAGCGGCTCGGCGTGAAGCTCGAGACGCTGTACGCCTATGTGGCGCGCGGGCGGCTCGGTCGGGTGCGGACAGCCGACGGATCCAGCTTCGACCCGCTCGAGGTCGAGCGGTTCGCCGCGAGCAGGCGCCGCCAGTCCACTGCTGCGCCCGGGCACTCGGACGGCCGACCGCTCATGGTCATCGAGACGCGGTTCGCGCTGATCGACGACGGCGAACTGACCTATCGGGGACGGCCGGTCGACGAGCTGGCCCGCGAACCGTTCGAGACCGTCGCCCGCTGGGCGCTCACCGGCGAGTGGGATGCGGCGGCGCGCTTCCGGTCCGGCGCCGGTCTCGACGCGGCGCGGGATGTGAGCCAGGTGCTTCCCGCTTCGGCCGGTGACCGCGACCGGCAATTGGCCGCGGTCACCGCATTCGCCGCGGCGGACCCGTTGCGCGCGTCCCTCGATCCGGCCGTCGTCGCCACGGCAGCGGAGCGGCTGGTCGCCGGGATGGTGGAGGTGCTGCCCGAGCTCGGCGGCGGGGCGTCCGGAGCCGATCCCGACCTCGCGGAGCGCCTGTTCCGGCGCCTCTCCCACGGAACACCCTCCCCCGCGGACGTCGCGCTCCTCAACGCGGCCCTCGTGCTGCTCCTCGACCACGACATCGCCATCTCGACCCTCGCCGCGCGCGCAGCAGCATCCGCTCGCGCGACCCCGTACGGCGTCGTCGTCGCCGGGCTCGGTGCGCTGGACTCGCCGCTGCACGGCAACGCCAGCCGCGCCGCGTACCGGCTGCTCGACCGGGTCGTCTCGGGCGAGGATCCGGCGCGCGCGGTGGCGGATGCGGTGGTGGCCACACACGGCCCGGTCCCCGGTTTCGGCCAGCCGCTCTATCCCGACGGCGACCCGCGGGCGCGCATCCTGTTCGGGATGCTCCGAGCCGACGAGCGGCACTCCGCCGTCGCGGCGGCCGCGAAAGCCGTGTCGGAGGTCATTCGCGACCGCACGGGCGCCCATCCCAACGTCGACCTCGCCCTCGGCGCGCTGGCGCTCGCGGCCGGGATGCGCGACGACGCCGGAGAGGTCGTCTTCGCGACGGCACGCACTGTCGGCTGGATCGTGCACGCCCTCGACGAGTACGCGCAGCCCCCGCTCCGCCTGCGCCCCGTGGGGCGCTACGTCGGCCCGTGA
- a CDS encoding citrate synthase, with the protein MDRMDDTLIDVPRGLTNVVAARTELGDVRGHEGFYHYRQYSAVDLARDRTFEEAWHLLLFGSLPTTAELEAFRARIAASRALPDEVREILPAIARLTTGGDALAGLRMALAAIAAADGTRPLYDEDADARVEDAIRTAAVTPVLLAALHALAEGREPLEPRDDVGHVAGYLCLVTGRIPTEQQERALSAYMTAAIDHGFNASTFTARVIASTGADLPSAVGGALGALSGPLHGGAPSRALDTLDEIGTPDRTDEWVRRTLEEGGRVMGFGHAVYRTEDPRSRMLREFAEGFGGPRVDFAVQVERRVQELLAELKPGRELHTNVEFYAGIVMELCGIPRSMFTPTFAAARVVGWTAHILEQAADGKIVRPSSRYVGPAAPVPLPARVPASS; encoded by the coding sequence ATGGACAGGATGGACGACACCCTCATCGACGTTCCCCGCGGCCTGACCAATGTGGTCGCGGCCCGCACGGAGCTGGGGGACGTGCGCGGGCACGAAGGCTTCTACCACTATCGGCAGTACTCGGCGGTGGACCTGGCGCGCGATCGGACGTTCGAGGAGGCGTGGCATCTTCTCCTCTTCGGTTCGTTGCCGACGACGGCAGAGCTGGAGGCTTTCCGCGCCCGCATCGCAGCGTCTCGAGCGCTTCCGGACGAGGTGCGCGAGATCCTTCCCGCGATCGCGCGACTCACCACGGGCGGGGATGCGCTGGCCGGATTGCGGATGGCGCTCGCCGCGATCGCCGCCGCCGACGGCACTCGGCCGCTTTACGACGAGGACGCCGACGCGCGCGTCGAGGACGCCATCCGCACCGCCGCCGTCACGCCTGTCCTCCTCGCTGCGCTGCACGCACTCGCCGAAGGCCGGGAACCGCTCGAGCCGCGCGACGATGTCGGTCACGTGGCCGGCTACCTCTGCCTCGTCACCGGGAGGATCCCGACGGAGCAGCAGGAGCGAGCGCTGAGCGCCTACATGACGGCAGCGATCGACCACGGTTTCAATGCCTCTACCTTCACCGCACGGGTGATCGCCTCGACGGGCGCGGATCTGCCGTCGGCCGTCGGGGGCGCGCTGGGCGCGCTCTCGGGACCGCTGCACGGCGGCGCACCGAGCCGCGCTCTCGACACCCTGGACGAGATCGGGACACCCGACCGCACCGACGAATGGGTGCGCCGCACCCTGGAGGAGGGCGGCCGGGTGATGGGCTTCGGCCACGCGGTGTACCGGACCGAGGACCCGCGCTCCCGGATGCTGCGCGAGTTCGCCGAGGGCTTCGGCGGTCCGCGGGTCGATTTCGCCGTGCAGGTGGAGCGACGGGTGCAGGAGCTGCTCGCCGAGCTGAAGCCCGGACGCGAGCTGCACACGAACGTCGAGTTCTACGCGGGGATCGTGATGGAACTCTGCGGCATCCCGCGGTCGATGTTCACGCCGACGTTCGCCGCCGCCCGCGTGGTCGGCTGGACGGCCCACATCCTCGAGCAGGCCGCGGACGGCAAGATCGTCCGGCCGTCGTCGCGCTACGTCGGCCCGGCCGCGCCCGTGCCGCTGCCGGCGCGGGTACCCGCGTCGTCCTGA
- a CDS encoding bifunctional phosphatase PAP2/diacylglycerol kinase family protein, whose product MAASRRRPHRRIPLPARVKRADARVAERINARTTGALSDGFWVGLTRAANHGKLWFAAAAVLLALGRPRAAARGLASLGLASLVANLVGKRLVGGERPALTSIPLARRLERSPTSPSFPSGHTASAAAFATGAALEWPAAGAALAPVAAGVGYSRLHTGAHWLSDVAGGAAIGVAAAVALKVVVPAVKPVVRRDPPTARMIELPATETGEGVFVIVNPGSGRGLGRPSPIPLLRERLPKAHVHELADGDDIGDLIEQALRSDAPPRVLGAYGGDGTVAAVAQRARAADLPLVVFPGGTFNHFAKAALLDSVDATLGALASGSGREVDVAELSFADGETITVLNTASVGIYPAFVEEREKHEKRLGKPIAALIAAIRVVRRGNPLEVEIDGKRRQVWSVFVGVDRYYPVSVAPIERRRLDDHLLDVRILFAGGRPRTRGAVALAFGGRTDAFAARMPFLQGPPALDARVVEEISVEAVGDDPGYAHDGEASAETPGNPKRIAIAIRPGALRVYSPEA is encoded by the coding sequence ATGGCAGCATCCCGTCGTCGCCCGCATCGGCGCATCCCCCTCCCCGCTCGCGTCAAGCGCGCCGACGCGCGGGTCGCCGAGCGCATCAACGCGCGCACGACCGGAGCGCTGTCCGACGGCTTCTGGGTCGGGCTCACCCGGGCCGCCAACCACGGGAAGCTGTGGTTCGCGGCCGCGGCCGTGCTGCTGGCCTTGGGCCGGCCGCGCGCGGCGGCCCGCGGCCTCGCCTCGCTGGGGCTGGCCAGCCTCGTGGCCAACCTGGTCGGCAAACGCCTGGTCGGCGGCGAGCGCCCGGCCCTCACATCCATCCCGCTCGCACGTCGCCTCGAACGGTCGCCGACGTCTCCGTCGTTCCCCTCGGGGCACACGGCGAGCGCCGCCGCGTTCGCCACCGGCGCCGCCCTGGAGTGGCCGGCGGCCGGCGCCGCGCTGGCGCCCGTGGCGGCGGGCGTCGGGTACTCGCGGCTGCACACCGGGGCGCACTGGCTCTCCGATGTGGCGGGCGGCGCTGCGATCGGGGTCGCTGCCGCCGTGGCGCTCAAGGTGGTCGTGCCCGCGGTGAAGCCCGTGGTGCGCCGCGACCCGCCGACCGCGCGCATGATCGAGCTGCCCGCGACCGAGACCGGCGAGGGCGTGTTCGTCATCGTCAATCCGGGTTCCGGCCGCGGGCTGGGGCGCCCGTCGCCGATTCCGCTGCTGCGGGAACGGCTGCCGAAGGCGCACGTCCACGAACTGGCCGACGGCGACGACATCGGCGACCTGATCGAGCAGGCGCTGCGGTCGGATGCCCCGCCGCGCGTCCTCGGCGCGTACGGCGGCGACGGCACGGTCGCGGCGGTCGCCCAGCGGGCGCGCGCGGCGGACCTCCCGCTGGTCGTCTTCCCCGGCGGGACGTTCAACCACTTCGCCAAGGCGGCGCTGCTCGACTCCGTCGACGCGACCCTCGGCGCGCTCGCGTCGGGCAGCGGCCGGGAGGTCGACGTGGCCGAGCTGTCCTTCGCCGACGGCGAGACCATCACGGTGCTCAATACGGCGTCAGTCGGGATCTATCCCGCCTTCGTCGAAGAGCGCGAGAAGCACGAGAAGCGGCTGGGCAAGCCGATCGCCGCGCTCATCGCGGCGATCCGGGTGGTTCGGCGCGGCAACCCGCTCGAGGTCGAGATCGACGGGAAGCGGCGCCAGGTGTGGTCGGTGTTCGTCGGCGTCGACCGGTACTACCCCGTCAGCGTCGCGCCGATCGAGCGCCGACGGCTGGACGACCACCTGCTCGACGTGCGCATCCTCTTCGCCGGCGGGCGCCCGCGCACCCGCGGTGCCGTCGCGCTCGCCTTCGGCGGCCGCACGGACGCCTTCGCGGCGCGCATGCCGTTCCTCCAGGGGCCGCCCGCTTTGGACGCGCGCGTGGTCGAGGAGATCAGCGTCGAGGCGGTCGGCGACGATCCGGGATACGCGCACGACGGGGAGGCGTCCGCGGAGACGCCGGGGAACCCGAAGCGGATCGCGATCGCCATCAGGCCGGGTGCGCTGCGGGTGTACTCGCCGGAGGCGTGA
- a CDS encoding MFS transporter — MPGDETLSRRRHFVDLSPLRESPAFARLWLGGAISGIGSQMTIVAVGLHIFDLTHSTLAVSLVALFALVPMIVFGLYGGVLADAFDRRKVALVTAIVAWTSTAALALLAWMHIPVVWPLYVITTINAVASVMIGATRQAITPRLLPVRLLPAASALGGISMGVMVTVGPALAGLLVATVGVPWTYTVDAVLFTAAFLGIFTLPSIVPEGERQGAGLASVLEGLRFLRTAPNLSMTFVLDVIAMTFGQPRALFPAVGALLIGGGPITVGILTAAGAVGTLVSSVFSGRLGSVRWQGRAVERAIIVYGASILGFGIVLAVVAVTGTNGGGASLLQANMPALVLATILLAASGAADNVSSIFRMTILQASAPDAMRGRLQGVFTVVVTGGPRLGDLYIGVLALTGALWFPPLLGGLLIVVLVAVVVRIQRSFLRYDALAPTP, encoded by the coding sequence CTGCCCGGCGACGAGACCCTGTCCCGCCGTCGGCACTTCGTCGACCTCTCGCCGCTGCGCGAGTCGCCGGCGTTCGCGCGCCTCTGGCTGGGCGGCGCGATCTCCGGCATCGGCTCGCAGATGACCATCGTCGCCGTCGGACTGCACATCTTCGACCTGACGCATTCGACTCTCGCCGTCTCCCTGGTGGCGCTGTTCGCGCTGGTGCCGATGATCGTCTTCGGGCTCTACGGCGGTGTGCTCGCCGACGCCTTCGACCGCCGCAAGGTCGCCCTGGTGACGGCGATCGTCGCGTGGACCTCCACGGCTGCGCTGGCCCTCCTCGCGTGGATGCACATCCCGGTCGTCTGGCCCCTCTACGTGATCACGACCATCAACGCGGTGGCGAGCGTGATGATCGGTGCAACGCGGCAGGCGATCACGCCGCGGCTCCTCCCGGTGCGGCTGCTTCCCGCAGCCAGCGCGCTGGGCGGGATCAGCATGGGCGTCATGGTGACCGTCGGTCCCGCGCTCGCCGGCCTGCTGGTCGCGACCGTCGGCGTCCCGTGGACCTACACGGTGGATGCGGTGCTCTTCACCGCCGCATTCCTCGGCATCTTCACCCTTCCGTCGATCGTCCCGGAGGGGGAGCGGCAGGGCGCGGGACTCGCATCGGTCCTGGAGGGGCTGCGGTTCCTCCGCACCGCACCCAACCTCAGCATGACGTTCGTGCTCGACGTCATCGCCATGACCTTCGGCCAGCCGCGCGCGCTGTTCCCCGCGGTCGGTGCCCTGCTCATCGGCGGCGGACCGATCACCGTCGGCATCCTCACCGCCGCGGGCGCGGTGGGAACGCTGGTGTCGAGCGTGTTCTCGGGACGCCTCGGCAGCGTGCGGTGGCAGGGGCGTGCGGTCGAGCGCGCGATCATCGTCTACGGCGCCAGCATCCTGGGCTTCGGCATCGTGCTGGCTGTCGTCGCCGTCACCGGGACGAACGGCGGGGGCGCCTCCCTGCTGCAGGCGAACATGCCGGCGCTGGTCCTGGCGACCATCCTGCTCGCGGCGTCCGGCGCCGCGGACAACGTGAGCTCCATCTTCCGCATGACGATCCTGCAGGCGTCCGCTCCGGATGCGATGCGCGGTCGGTTGCAGGGCGTCTTCACCGTCGTTGTCACCGGCGGCCCGCGCCTGGGCGACCTCTACATCGGTGTCCTGGCGCTCACCGGAGCGCTCTGGTTCCCGCCGTTGCTCGGCGGACTGCTGATCGTGGTGCTCGTCGCGGTCGTCGTGCGCATCCAGCGCTCGTTCCTCCGGTACGACGCGCTCGCGCCCACACCCTGA
- a CDS encoding ATP-dependent DNA ligase, with protein MAAQDTEVVDIDGHRLKLTNLDKVMYPETGTTKADIFGYYNAVAEVMIPHVRDRIATRKRWVHGVGTPDHPAEVFFQKNLDPASTPDWVKQASITHKTSTNTYPLVNDRATLIWLAQIASLEIHVPQWRVGRGGERQNPDRLVLDLDPGDGVTLADCAEVARLARAILQDMGLDPMPVTSGSKGIHLYAALDGSQTSEQISAVAHELARVLEADHPDLVVSDMKKSLRDGKVLVDWSQNNGAKTTIAPYSLRGRFHPTVAAPRTWRELASKGLQHLDYREVMQRLKRRGDPLAELSTAGDGTGGHPSEPDRLSTYRSMRDADKTPEPVPVDRPEAREGRSFVIQEHHARRLHWDFRLENDGVLVSWALPKGTPTDAKQNHLAVHTEDHPLEYGGFAGDIPHGEYGAGHVDIWDHGDYELEKWRDDEVIATLHGQPDGGLGGEPRKYALIRTAQGGDEKNWLIHLMKTDASDGEHEAAPSRRGKAAKPTKTTAAAAAPRTAGAPITGDPVSPMLATLGSAADISDEDEWAFEMKWDGIRAVAEIRDGRLRLTTRNGNDVTVTYPDLAGLVDLAGDHELVLDGEIVTLNPQGRPDFGLLQTRMGLTRPGDVQSALKRAPAHYMVFDVLAVDGTKHTRDTYDDRRELLGEVLRPKPNDPVQVPPAFDGDLAHAIASSKELGLEGVMAKRRDSTYSAGRRSRSWIKIKHHLTQEVVIGGWTPGNGRRADTIGALLLGIPDGDTLRYVGKVGTGFSDRALDDLTEKLSAHERKTSPIEGVPTADARGAHWVRPELVGEVEFAEWTGPGRLRQPSWRGLRPDKRPDQVVRES; from the coding sequence ATGGCCGCCCAGGACACCGAGGTCGTCGACATCGACGGCCACCGCCTCAAGCTGACCAACCTCGACAAGGTGATGTATCCCGAGACCGGGACCACCAAGGCCGACATCTTCGGCTACTACAACGCCGTGGCCGAGGTCATGATCCCGCACGTGCGCGACCGCATCGCGACCCGCAAGCGCTGGGTGCACGGCGTCGGGACGCCGGACCACCCGGCCGAGGTGTTCTTCCAGAAGAACCTGGACCCCGCATCCACACCGGACTGGGTGAAGCAGGCCTCGATCACCCACAAGACCAGCACGAACACCTACCCGCTGGTCAACGACCGGGCCACGCTGATCTGGCTGGCCCAGATCGCCTCCCTCGAGATCCACGTGCCGCAGTGGCGGGTGGGACGCGGCGGCGAGCGGCAGAATCCCGACCGACTGGTGCTCGACCTCGACCCGGGCGACGGCGTGACCCTCGCCGACTGCGCCGAGGTCGCCCGCCTGGCGCGCGCGATCCTCCAGGACATGGGACTGGACCCGATGCCGGTCACCTCGGGCTCCAAGGGCATCCACCTCTACGCGGCGCTCGACGGCTCGCAGACCAGCGAGCAGATCTCGGCGGTCGCGCACGAGCTGGCACGGGTGCTGGAGGCGGACCATCCGGACCTGGTGGTCAGCGACATGAAGAAGTCGCTGCGTGATGGCAAGGTGCTCGTCGACTGGAGCCAGAACAACGGCGCGAAGACCACGATCGCGCCGTACTCGCTGCGCGGGCGCTTCCACCCCACCGTCGCCGCACCGCGGACCTGGCGCGAACTGGCCTCCAAGGGCCTCCAGCACCTCGACTACCGGGAGGTGATGCAGCGGCTGAAGCGGCGCGGCGACCCGCTCGCCGAGCTCTCCACTGCGGGCGACGGGACGGGCGGCCATCCGTCCGAGCCGGACCGGCTGTCCACGTACCGCTCGATGCGTGATGCGGACAAGACGCCCGAACCGGTGCCCGTCGATCGGCCGGAGGCGCGGGAGGGGCGATCGTTCGTCATCCAGGAGCATCATGCGCGGCGGCTCCACTGGGACTTCCGTCTCGAGAACGACGGCGTGCTGGTCAGCTGGGCGCTCCCGAAGGGCACGCCGACCGACGCCAAGCAGAACCACCTGGCGGTGCACACCGAGGACCATCCGCTCGAGTACGGCGGCTTCGCCGGCGACATCCCGCACGGCGAGTACGGCGCTGGGCACGTCGACATCTGGGACCATGGCGACTACGAGCTCGAGAAGTGGCGCGACGACGAGGTGATCGCCACCCTGCACGGCCAGCCGGACGGCGGACTCGGGGGCGAGCCGCGGAAGTACGCGCTGATCCGCACGGCGCAGGGCGGGGACGAGAAGAACTGGCTGATCCACCTGATGAAGACGGACGCATCGGACGGCGAGCACGAGGCGGCTCCGTCCCGTCGTGGGAAGGCTGCGAAGCCGACCAAGACGACTGCGGCGGCCGCTGCGCCACGCACGGCCGGCGCGCCGATCACCGGCGACCCGGTCTCCCCCATGCTCGCGACGCTCGGCTCGGCGGCCGACATCAGCGACGAGGACGAGTGGGCGTTCGAGATGAAGTGGGACGGCATCCGCGCCGTGGCGGAGATCCGCGACGGGCGCCTGCGGCTGACCACCCGCAACGGCAACGACGTCACGGTCACGTACCCGGATCTCGCCGGACTCGTCGACCTGGCCGGCGACCACGAACTGGTGCTCGACGGCGAGATCGTGACGCTCAACCCGCAGGGGCGCCCGGACTTCGGGTTGCTGCAGACGCGCATGGGGCTCACGCGCCCCGGCGATGTCCAATCGGCCCTGAAGCGCGCCCCCGCGCACTACATGGTGTTCGACGTGCTGGCGGTGGACGGCACGAAGCACACCCGGGACACCTACGACGATCGCCGCGAGCTGCTCGGCGAGGTCCTGCGACCGAAGCCGAACGATCCGGTGCAGGTGCCGCCCGCCTTCGATGGGGACCTGGCGCATGCCATCGCCTCAAGCAAGGAGCTCGGACTCGAGGGCGTGATGGCGAAGCGGCGCGACAGCACCTACTCCGCCGGGCGCCGCTCCCGCTCGTGGATCAAGATCAAGCACCACCTGACCCAGGAGGTCGTGATCGGCGGATGGACGCCCGGCAACGGGCGCCGTGCCGACACCATCGGCGCTCTCCTGCTCGGCATCCCCGACGGTGACACCCTCCGCTACGTCGGAAAGGTCGGCACCGGTTTCAGCGACCGCGCGCTCGACGACCTGACGGAGAAACTGAGCGCGCACGAACGCAAGACGAGCCCGATCGAGGGGGTGCCGACGGCCGACGCGCGCGGAGCTCACTGGGTGCGTCCCGAGCTCGTCGGCGAGGTGGAGTTCGCCGAATGGACGGGACCGGGCCGGCTGCGGCAGCCGTCGTGGCGGGGGCTCCGGCCGGACAAGCGTCCGGATCAGGTGGTCCGCGAGAGCTGA
- a CDS encoding DUF3060 domain-containing protein, producing MRTSIIRRGFAVAALAVAATAVLSACSVDTVAAGTVQVRIGSGAVTVESSGYTVTGTGKPIEVQVNRAKVTVSCSGGEDVTVVGAHGTVDLVGSCGDVSVTSADQTITTGSLQALSVTGAGNTITTGDVQSMKLVGADNTVTYTSTASAPELLGAANTVTEK from the coding sequence ATGCGCACCAGCATCATCCGCCGCGGCTTCGCGGTCGCCGCTCTCGCCGTCGCCGCCACCGCCGTCCTCTCCGCGTGCAGCGTCGACACGGTCGCCGCGGGCACCGTCCAGGTGCGGATCGGCAGCGGTGCGGTGACGGTCGAGAGCAGCGGCTACACCGTCACGGGAACCGGCAAGCCGATCGAGGTCCAGGTGAACAGGGCGAAGGTCACCGTCTCCTGCAGCGGCGGGGAGGACGTCACTGTCGTCGGAGCCCACGGGACGGTCGACCTCGTCGGGTCCTGCGGCGACGTCTCGGTGACCAGTGCCGACCAGACCATCACGACCGGGTCGCTCCAGGCCCTCTCCGTGACCGGCGCGGGCAACACCATCACCACCGGCGACGTCCAGTCGATGAAGCTCGTCGGCGCCGACAACACCGTCACCTATACGTCGACGGCGAGTGCGCCCGAGCTGCTCGGCGCAGCCAACACCGTCACGGAGAAGTGA
- a CDS encoding Ku protein — MRAIWTGAITFGLVNVPVKVYSATEDHDVPLHQVHDADGGRIRYQRRCEIDGKVIPYEHIVKAYDDGERTVILTAEDLASLPAERSREIDVVEFVPNDQLDPLMFDRSYYLEPDSKSLKAYALLRKTLEDEERTAIVEFALRQKTRLGALRVRGNLLVLQTLLWHDEIREADFPALDQTPRITDRELQLSSALMESFAGDFEPEKFSDDYQEELRKLIDAKLEQGESVDTAATFGEEEETKKGGGEVIDLMEALQRSVERSRSTKSSSKASSSKSSSSAEKKPAAKSTASKSTASTSTRKTAPKKSAKKPA; from the coding sequence ATGAGGGCCATTTGGACGGGCGCCATCACCTTCGGACTGGTCAATGTGCCGGTGAAGGTCTACAGCGCAACCGAGGATCACGACGTCCCGCTGCACCAGGTGCACGACGCGGACGGCGGCCGCATCCGCTATCAGCGCCGCTGCGAGATCGACGGCAAGGTGATCCCGTACGAGCACATCGTGAAGGCCTACGACGACGGTGAGCGCACGGTCATCCTGACCGCGGAGGACCTGGCGTCGCTGCCGGCGGAACGCAGCCGCGAGATCGACGTCGTGGAGTTCGTCCCGAACGACCAGCTGGACCCGCTGATGTTCGACCGCAGCTACTACCTCGAACCCGACTCGAAGTCGCTGAAGGCGTACGCCCTGCTGCGCAAGACCCTGGAGGACGAGGAGCGCACGGCCATCGTAGAGTTCGCCCTGCGGCAGAAGACCCGGCTCGGCGCGCTCCGCGTGCGCGGCAACCTGCTCGTTCTGCAGACCCTGCTCTGGCACGACGAGATCCGCGAGGCGGACTTCCCGGCGCTCGACCAGACACCGCGCATCACCGACCGCGAGCTGCAGCTGTCGAGCGCGCTGATGGAGAGCTTCGCGGGCGACTTCGAGCCGGAGAAGTTCAGCGACGACTATCAGGAGGAGCTCCGCAAGCTCATCGACGCCAAGCTCGAGCAGGGCGAGAGCGTCGACACCGCTGCGACCTTCGGCGAGGAGGAGGAGACGAAGAAGGGCGGCGGCGAGGTCATCGACCTGATGGAGGCGCTGCAGCGCAGTGTGGAGCGCAGCCGGTCGACCAAGTCGTCCTCGAAGGCGTCGTCCTCGAAGTCGTCGTCCTCGGCGGAGAAGAAGCCGGCCGCCAAGTCCACGGCGTCGAAGTCCACCGCATCCACTTCCACACGGAAGACCGCGCCCAAGAAGTCTGCGAAGAAGCCCGCGTGA